A window from Gopherus flavomarginatus isolate rGopFla2 chromosome 4, rGopFla2.mat.asm, whole genome shotgun sequence encodes these proteins:
- the PLN gene encoding cardiac phospholamban, with protein sequence MEKVQHITRSAMRRASTIEVNPQARQKLQDLFINFCLILICLLLICILVMLL encoded by the coding sequence ATGGAGAAGGTCCAGCACATAACCCGCTCTGCCATGAGAAGGGCCTCAACTATTGAGGTGAACCCACAAGCACGCCAAAAGCTCCAGGACCTCTTCATAAATTTTTGTCTTATTTTAATATGCCTCTTGCTTATCTGTATCCTTGTGATGCTTCTCTGA